The sequence below is a genomic window from Sulfuracidifex metallicus DSM 6482 = JCM 9184.
TAGAATGTATTCCGTCAACGGAAACTATCACATCGTCTTCTATACCCGCATCATCGAAGGAACTTAGAGGTCTTCCGCTAATTTCAAAGAGAGCTTGATGAATTATATGGTCTCCTATACCTCTTGAACCTAGTCCTGAATCTCCTGCTTTTATCCCGGTTTTAACATATGTAAATCTACCAGCTTTAAGAGATTGAGAGACTTCCTGAACGATCGCAGAGGCAACCTTATCCACCGGGTATTTCTCATCCTTGTAAAATCTTAATTCTTCAATCAACTTCTTCCTGGCATCTTCATGACTACTAATGAGTTTCCTCGCGATGCCTTCTAGATCCATGTTATATCATCTTGACTTATATTATAGAGAATAAAACTTAGCGGGATAAAGGTTGAAGGTAAAAACTTTCTTGCTAACAGTTAAGACGTCCACTAAATTCCAAAGCATAGATATAACAGATGAGGTACAAAATAAGATAGATGTAAAGGAAGGAGTTGCTTACATTTTTTCAAAGCATACTACATGTGCGGTGATTGTAAACGAAGCTGAGAAGGGCTTAATGAGCGATTACTTAGATTGGGCTAATAAACTAGTTCCTCCTGAGGGAGATTTCAAACATAACGTAATGGATAACAATGGTCATGCTCACGTCATTTCTTCAATTATAGGTAATTCCAGAGTAGTTCCCATCTCAGAAGGTAAATTAGATTTAGGTACTTGGCAAAGAATAATATTTCTAGAGTTTGATGGACCTAGGACAAGAACATTAGCTATTAAAGTTTTTGGTGAATGATCGCTTTTTTACCAGTGAAACAAGATTATGTAGAGTAATATTGCCACCTAATCTAAGACCTACTCCTTTTAAAAAACTATCTGAGTGCCAAGATAGGCAATGCGTAAAAACTATTGTAAATGAATATTTGATGTCTCTGATGAATGGAGATTACAGACACGTAAACGAGGAGCTAGATGCCGAGGACGAAAACGAAAAGGTTGTGGCTAATTCATACGTTTTTACGGAGGAATTGGTTTTAGCTGCTATGATGA
It includes:
- a CDS encoding secondary thiamine-phosphate synthase enzyme YjbQ, whose amino-acid sequence is MKVKTFLLTVKTSTKFQSIDITDEVQNKIDVKEGVAYIFSKHTTCAVIVNEAEKGLMSDYLDWANKLVPPEGDFKHNVMDNNGHAHVISSIIGNSRVVPISEGKLDLGTWQRIIFLEFDGPRTRTLAIKVFGE